Part of the Babylonia areolata isolate BAREFJ2019XMU chromosome 4, ASM4173473v1, whole genome shotgun sequence genome, TTGCTGCCATGCTGTGAATTGTTTTTCTCCATAATATGCTCATGATATTGAGACAGGAGTTAAAGTAATATTATCACTCATTTATTGCATAAAGACACCTTCTTTCTCCATCATTCTTCCAATTCACCTCCAAAATCTTTTTGATAaagtaatattttgttgttgttgttgtcattgccagTACGACGCTTGGCATTGTGTGAGGATCTGGATGTCGCTTCTTGCGGGGACGTTCTCTTCCATGGCTACTTCCAGCCCCCAGGTACACCATCAGAAGAGTGTAATTACTGTAATCAGCCTTTGTTCTTTCCATGCTTGTTGAACTGTTCtgtcatcattatcctcatcaacatgttctgccacacacactgttttctatTCTCTCGTAAGACAGCGTTGGTATGAAGGATGATTCGAGCATGGTATTTGAAGGGATAGATGGTTTGTTTAAATGTTACAGATGCTGTTGTGAGCGAGTGCAGGCAAGTGATTAATTTCTAAGCTACAGCCTATTTCCATAGAGACACATGGAGAATAACTCTTGACTCTGAACACCTGATTGTTTTGTAggttgtttttcccccttttttttctgtagaagATGAAAATGTCTCCAAACCAAATTTAGTTAAACAGGGATGGCTTTGGATAACTTGGCTACTTATGGGCCTGTCTTATGAAAATATATTGAGATTTAGTGTCAGCTTTGACTTTGTTTTTCATGTGAGTGAGTTTTCTTTGCTGAAACTGCTGTGTATTTGAATTGATTTACTTGAGCTGACATGCTCTCACACGAACTAGACGTGTGCCTTTATATGCCCAGTGCAGGGGGACACCTGTATACATGCAAAGTGGTAATTGATGAACATGGACAAGTACACAGTAATTCTAGAGCAGACTTTCTGTTCATCGGATGGCATCATTGTGCCCCATATTATGGAACTTGTATTATTTTATTGCACCCAGTCATCATGGACTTGAGATGACAATGAAGAGCAGGGAATCCACTAAAACATGACAAGCTGTCGCAACAAATGCGAAAATAGTTAATGATCCTTAGTtgtaaaaaccaacaaaattGAGAAGGTTTAAACCCTCTCCTCATGGTAGTAGACATGTCTCAAAAGCTGTGAATGCTTATCAGGCAGAACATAAATTATTTCTAattgtgcttttctttttccccccttcccccagcgcCACCTCTGCCACCGCCTCCTGACAAACGACAGTCTGCTGTCAGTCTGGAAATGGCTGCTCGGAGCACATACGAGGGATccaggtgggtgtggggatgtttggATATTGCAGAGTTATGGTACAGCCTGTCTTTGGATGCCCTGTCTATGAAAAGGATTAGGGGGTCATATCATGTTCTCTGGCTGTCTTGTGTCCAGTTCCATTGCCGAGTGTTTGGAATTTTATAATCCCCCTGACTGATTTTGATCAGGCAGCATAGAGCTGACAGAGGGAGACTGGAAAATTGTGCAGATGTGTGGAGGGAAAGAGGACAAAAAAAGGATAGGTTactcagaaggaaaaaaaaaagaaggcaaaaagaatgaataataaaGATCTGGACATAATGACAGGATTATTTGAATGGTGAGACATAGAAATATTTTACAGTCCATTTCCATTCTGAAAGAAGTTTTGAGTGTTTCTTGCAATTTTttagtgatttaaaaaaattaaaaaaatttttatgatTATAAATCATCTTGTCCCATGTTCCACAAAATTTTGACCATGTTGCAGGGGACCCTCAGAAACGAGATCTGGTCATTCCAGGCAGAGCTCAGTCGACACCCGTTCATGCAGCCACTCTCGGAACTCGTCCTTTGACCTCCGACAGAGCCAGGCAGCCAGCCAGGACCTGACAAAGACTGTGGCCAGTAAGCAggaagctgcagcagcagcatgcCAGAGTAAGCACGCTGGTTTACCAGGCTGGAGCACTGGCCCAGCGTTAATGCACCCAAGagatcaaatcacacacacacactgttttgcttgctccccccttcactagaccttgagtggtggtctgagtgctTGTCTTTCAGTTGAGATGATAACCATTTAAAAGAACCAAAGGCAAGGAAAAGGTTGTCAGTGAAAAAATAACACCTGTTTTATTTCTGCCCATTTCTCCACATTTGCCCTTCTGTTGGTTTGTGTCTTTCTGCATCCACACCATCTCTGTGTTGACTCTTTGTGGTTTttggttgataaaaaaaaaaggatgatgttCATGGAAAAcctattgtttttttctgtttttgaaaaaatatctTTGTGTTATGGTAGTTGTATTTCTTAATTTGAAATCAGTTCATCATTTTGGTTTTAGAGGTCACCACCCTCCCAACCTTCACCAGAATAGAATAATGAgggtattgggggggggaggagggacaggagggtgagtgagagaaaaataaaggggggggggggggggggtgagaagagtgAGGGAGTGAAAAAGGGcagcctttctgtgtctgtgcatgtacaaATCAGTTTTGATGCTTGACTATTTTTCAGGCATTCATACAGACCCATTGCGTGTGACGATGGTGAAAGGTCATCACAACTGGATCTGTGTGGCTTACCCCCACTTTGTCTGCTGCTACAGGTAAGCTTttggtgtgtctatgtgcgtgtgtgtgtgtgtgtgtttatatatgtgtatgacagtatttttgttgctttgtcatgtaagtgtttgtgtttgtgtgtagatctATGTGTGtatcacagagtgtgtgtgtcactgaatgtatgtctgtgtgtgtgtctgtgtgtgtgtgttcaaaatttTTGCCCTGTCATTTAAGTAATGAtgctctgatgtataattttcattaATCTGAAAATTCATGGTTCATGTAGTCCTGAGTATGTTTCTGTAACCCACAGAATGTTGACACTGATAATGTCTTTAACGTGTAtttaatctgtatatttgtatttacACAATGGTGGATGAAATCACTGCGCATGTATTGATCTGCGAGATTACAGTGAAACCAGTCACCTTCAACCCTTAACCTTCAGGGTGCCAATACCAAGACTTAACCCAGGActgtcagactgaaagtccaacaccctAAACCATTCAGCTATCTGTGCCTGTCATGAGTgtgcaatatgtatgtatgtcatcaTATGCACATGCCTGTGAAATGTGTTGAAAAGGAAACGGTCCATATACTAAAGGAGTGGCGGTGATGCATGGCTTGATGGCAGGATGAAAGACTCCACAGGTTGGCACCTGATCTGGACCAGCGAGTACCTGTTCAGTGCGGTGGAGCGTGTGGCCATCAACGCCAAGGTGGTCAGCTCCTTGCAGGACAACACCCAGAAGATGgtggctgctgccgctgctggcCTCGTCCGACTTTGGTCCATCGCTGATGACGGGGACAGCAGGGAGATAGGTACTGTATTCTGGTTTTGTAGTTGATTTACTTACGGGTGCTGATGTCTGGTTTTGTACTTGCTCTGCTTGTTGGTACTGCTTGTCTGGTTTTATACTTACCTTACTTTAAAGGTACTGTAGTCTGGTTTTGTACTTACTTGACTTACTGCTGAGGTGCTGCTGTCTGGTTTCATACTTACTTTACTTATTGGTATTGTTGTCtgcttttgtacttttttttttttataggtactGTTGTCTGGTTTTGTACTTACTTTACTTATAGGTACTGTTGTCTGGTTTTGTACTTACTTTACTTATAGGTACTGTTGTCTAGTTTTGTACTTACTTTACTTATAGGTACTGCTGTCTGGTTTTGTACTTACTTTACTTATAGGTACTGCTGTCTGGTTTTGTACTTACTTATAGGTACTGCTGTCTGGTTTTGTACTTAATTTACTAATAGGTACTGTTGTCTGGTTTTGTACTTACTTTACTTATAGGTACTGCTGTCTGGTTTTGTACTTACTGTTGTCTGGTTTTGTACTTAATTTACTTACCGCTACAGGTACTGTTATCTGGTTTTGTACTTACTTTACTTACTGCTACAGGTACTGCTGTCTGGTTTTGTACTTACTTGACGTACTGCTACAGGTACTGTTGTCTGGTTTTGTACTTAGTGATGTCTGGTTTTGTACTTAGTGCTGTCTGGTTTTGTACTTACTGCTGTCTGGTTTTGTACGTACTTGACTTACTGCTACAGGTACTGTTGTCTAGTTTTGTACTTGCTGTTGTCTGGTTTTGTACTTTACTTACTGCTACAGGTACTGCTGTCTGGTTTTGTACTTTACTTACTGCTACAGGTACTGCTGTCTGGTTTTGTACTTACATGACTTACTGCTACAGGTACTGTTGTCTAGTTTTGTACTCACTGCTGATCAGTCTTTTAAAAaccttcttttattattatcaaggATGCAGGGAATTTATGCACAATGTTGAAATTAACAAAAACCTGATTGTACTCGTTTTGGTTGTGTCCTTTTCTCAGTACATTTTTCAAAAATGTCCTGTGCAGGTGTGTTCAACATGAATGTATCGGTGGACTCCCTGTTCTTCATCGGCAGTCAGCTGGTGGCGTTGAGCAGCACAGGCAAAGTGGGCGTCTGGCACTCCATGACCCAGCACTGGCAGGTGAGCTCAAACACCTGCACCATCCAGGTGCTACAATGGTCggaagaggttaaaaaaaaattctttattatGATTTTGGAGGAAAGCTCAGAACAGTTACTGAAACAGAACGTAGTTACATAGCAAAGTTTACAGTTTTAGTGGAAAACTCTGATGACGTGAAGCCTTTCTTCTTAGAGCACAGTGACAGTTTTAAATGGAAAACATTTCTTGGGGAAGTCTTATTTTTAGAGGAAAGTTGAAAGTTATTTTATGGTGTGtattttaagctttttttttccttcagataaTCAAGAATCAATGACTTTTGACCATGTGACTTGTTTCCTCTTGGCATGGTTCCATCTTCAGACTGTGACTGTTCTGTCATGCACAGATCCAAGACGTGGTTCCAGTGACGAGTTACGACACTGCTGGCTCTTTCCTGTTGTTGGGCTGCAGTAATGGCTCCATTTACTACATAGGTCAGTTGGAGTCTTCAGCCTATCCTTTTTCATAACTGTGCATGATGGTCAGACTTGTccaactgtgaccatcagaacagaggaGGCAGTTGCTGGCCTGGCAGtcttgggcttgaatttgattatagtggaggacgggcgcaatagctgaatggttaaagcgttggactttcaatctgggggtcccgggttcgaatcatggtgacggtgcctgatgggtaaagggtggagtttttacgatgcatgcagaaaatcaaatacacacgttaaagatcctgtaatccatgtcagcattatggaagcaagaaaatacccagcatgcacaccccctaaagcgaagtatggctgcctacatggtggggtaaaaacagtcatgcacgtaaaagcccacttgtgtacatacgagtgaacgtgggagttgcagcccacgaacgcagaagaagaagaagatcatagtggagagtgtcttgcccaagacatatacccgctctctcggccaagagggttttaggacagaagGCGTTGGGATGGTAACCAAaagccaactggcccccaaggcttgcgacactaagagccagtgcaattttgcctcctattttgagaatcatagtccttcacaaaaaacttaAGTTGTAACTACACAATATGTAATGTAAGAGGTCTGTGGTTTTTCATAAAATCAGTTGGGGTGCAGAACTGAACTTAGTCCCTTTTAAAGTACCACATTTAAACTATGTatctaaaaataacaaaaataactatGTCTCATTCAGATGGATTGTATTATGAAAGTGTTTTTGATAAACAAAATAATTCCGTTCTGAATCAAGATGTGAAGTGTTTTGACCTTCCCCACCTAAAGTGGGTGGAATAAAGAAAATCAGAGTATCTTTCCCAAGGAAACAACTGATTGGGCCCTTGAACCCTGCTCCCTCATaaatactggatcagaagtccagtacCCAACCAACCAATTCTGCCACTGCACCTAATGCAATTCATGTGTTCATTGGAAATCTCCATTAGTTTACAGAGCATGTATTAGATTTGCAAGAAATATTACGCACTTCAGCAGTGCCTTGTTGACCATACCTGCGGCCAACAGTGAGACATTCAGAATGATATTTTGATGTCTGACCAGCATGATTGAAGTACAGGGCTGACCTGTGTATGTATGATATCTGACCATCGAAGctgacctgtgtatgtgtgtctccctCAGACATGTAgaagttgtgatgtgtgtctccctcagACATGTAgaagttgtgatgtgtgtctccctcagACATGTAgaagttgtgatgtgtgtctccctcagACATGTAgaagttgtgatgtgtgtctccctcagACATGTAgaagttgtgatgtgtgtctccctcagACATGTAgaagttgtgatgtgtgtctccctcagACATGTAgaagttgtgatgtgtgtgcccCCCTCAGACATGTAgaagttgtgatgtgtgtctccctcagACATGTAgaagttgtgatgtgtgtctccctcagACATGTAgaagttgtgatgtgtgtctccctcagACATGTAgaagttgtgatgtgtgtgtccctCAGACATGTAgaagttgtgatgtgtgtgtccctCAGACATGTAgaagttgtgatgtgtgtgcccCCCTCAGACATGCAgaagttgtgatgtgtgtgcccCCCTCAGACATGTAgaagttgtgatgtgtgtgtctccctcagaCATGCAGAAGTTGTGATGTGTGCCCCCCTCAGACATGCAgaagttgtgatgtgtgtgcccCCCTCAGACATGTAGAAGTTGTGATGTGTGCCCCCCTCAGACATGCAgaagttgtgatgtgtgtgcccCCCTCAGACATGTAGAAGTTGTGATGTGTGCCCCCCTCAGACATGTAGAAGTTGTGATGTGTATGTCTCCCTCAGACATGCAGAAGTTGTGATGTGTGTACCCCATCAGACATGCAGAAGTTCCCCCTGCGCATGAAGGACAACGACCTGCTGGTGACAGAGCTGTACAAGGACCCAGCCAACGACATGGTCACTGCACTCAGTGTGTACCTCACGCCCAAAACCAGTGAGTCACTCCTTCAAGCCATCCCTGCCCAAGGTTACCACACAGTCATGTAAATTTGGAAAAAGTCCTGAAAAAAATCGGATGACCATTTTTTTCTGGGCTTGAAAAGTCATGGAAATAAATGTTTTACCCTGCAAGGTCTGGAAAAAGACTTAGAATTCTCATACCTTTCGCAACACCTTTAGTATTGAAGATTTTGCTtacatattaaaaaagaaaagaagaagaaaaaacaaaggcaGTTGAAGTTATGACATTTAGATAAGTGTACAGATCtctatgagatttttttttatgcaacaGTAATCAAATATCCTTACTGCCCCTCCCACTTTTTCTGTCACAACCTTTCATTCTGTGTGGTCAttctgttgtgaatgtgtgtgcatacctgtgaTATTCTTTTGGGGTCTTTTAATGTGGGGTTTCAGAAAAGGCATGGAATTTTGTTCGCTCAGATTTGTGGGAACCCTGCCTGTCATTTATCCAGACTGTCCATTATTGTTATCagtatttctttttaataattACACAAGGATATAGAGTTTATTTTGTCTGCTTGTTGGTTTGTCTGGCTTTCATGTCGACATTTCTTATTcagttaccgtaaagttcggtctattgagcacactggtatataagccacacccactaaaatttggaaaaaaaatttaactttatacatacataagccacacTGGCTTATGAACCGCACTTATTTcaggtaccggaacacatactgatactacagaaaagctgtcagtactgtaggttatgaaataaacacaagttggaacagcacaaagaaaagcaaacgaaaatattgcttgtgccacaaaaaaataattaataaacacaacgaaaataagatccataattttgggatagtcacatttattcaacgtcatcctgctcactgaatccactgaaatcttcatcttcagtgtccgagttaaagagaaccagcacagcttcctccgccatcttgtcactgacttcagcctcgctttcacttcatgaacatgaaggtggaggtcgctgctggttcatcgcttgcactgtcgtctgctaggtcgatcgccttcaatttgaaggctgcatcataggcataacgtcacgttttcggcatgatgagggtgtacacttgagcagagtagaactgaatgctgatctgaaggctttagtgtgtgcggatttgatttataaaacatgaacagttagtacactatcctgaagctcatccaaaaattcatggacagaaattatgattttggtgagttgaagagcagctaagaatagacgagaacgtgacactcccgggattgttaaaatcctcaaataagccgcatcattgtataagcggCAGAGGTTGAAGCTGAAGTAAAAAGTTgcagcttatagaccgaactttatggtaaTCTGGTTTGGCATACTGACCAGTTAGTAATGTCTTTAAGGTTTTTGACATCTTGGGAATTGATCCACTGCTTAAAGTTAAGATGTGAATGGACTTTTTGAAGTGATGCAGAGGATGTTCAGAGGAATTGTTATTTCATGCCAATGTAAAATCTCAAAAATAGTTAACTTAAAGGTTGTTCAAACGTTTATATAATCAGCTCTTCTTATGTAGTGTTATGGCAAAGATTTTGTGAAAGTTTATATGACAAGTCCATTTTATGGAGTATTACAGCTAAGACATTGTTGAAAGTTTATATGATTAGTCCATTTATAAAGCAGTACTGGGAAGATTGTGTGGTTGTTTGCATGATTAGTCTGTTTTATGGGGCATTTCTATGAAGATTGTGTGAAATAATATGATTAGTCCATTTACACAGCTGTACTGGGAAGATTGTGTGGTTGTTTGCATGATTAGTCCGTTTTATGGAGCATTACTATGAAGATTGTGTGAAATAATATGATTAGTCCATTTACACAGCTGTACTGGGAAGATTGTGTGGTTGTTTGCATGATTAGTCCGTTTTATGGGGCATTACTATGAAGATTGTGTGAAATATTCTTTGACCAGTTTATTTTGCATAACAATCATACTGGCAATTGTGGTCTTTAATATGAGTCTTTAATGTTAGCATGAAATTGTGTGGACATGTATATGAGCAGTTAgtgtagggtaggtaggcctaactgcGAACAGCATGTAATTACAAACAGTTGGTGTAGCGTCCCCCTTCAAAGTGTTCTCAACACGAGACATTTCACGGCTTAATGTCTGCTTCGACCTCATTCTCATACCTTTATGAATTtctaagaaccagtcaaacatcagttaTTTCCTCTCTCTTACTTCTCTCCGCaaaccactgccgaccaagttcaccaACATGCTTTCACAAAATCATGAAATCAAGGGAAAAAAGCAAGATTTGTCATTCATctgttgtaggacttgaactttgatacAATTCAAGATAGCTGAtctgattggatatgttgaatgaattatGCATTACCAGTattgggagaatttaagaaagcatattgatGACAGATCATaacatcagttttgacagaattctCCAAAATtatgtcgtttgcaattagaccatagggtaTTTTGATATTTTTATGAGCAGTTAATGTTAAGTAACATTGTTGATTGTGTGAACATTTATATGAGCAGTTAATGTTAAGTAACATTGTCGATTGTGTGAACATTTATATGAGCAGTTAATGTTAAGTAACATTGTGTGAACATTTATATGAGCAGTTAATGTTAAGCAACATTGTGTGAACATTTATATGAGCAGTTAATGTTAAGTAACATTGTGTGAACATTTATATGAGCAGTTAATGTTAAGTAACATTGTGTGAACATTTATATGAGCAGTTAATGTTACGTGAGATTGGGTGCAAATTTTATGACCAGTTAATGTAACATGAGATTGTCTGAACGTTTTTATGAGCAGTTAATGTAACATGAGATCATGTGGACATTTATATAGTAAGACTGTGAGAAAGTTgacatgctgtgctgtgcggaCCCAGTGTCGTCCAGCGGGCTGAGTGGGAACTGGATAGAGATCGCCTATGGCACCAGCTCTGGCACGGTGCGGGTCATTGTGCAGCACCCAGAGACAGTGGGTCATGGGCCCCAGTTGTTCCAGACCTTCACTGTGCATCGCAGTCCTGTCACCAAGGTGATGCTGTCTGAGAAGTACCTGGTGTCTGGtgagtgtgttgtctgtctgtctgtctgtctgtctgtcagtctgtctgtctgtctatctgtaactGGTAGACAGTGGATTTAGGttgatagttgtttttttaacattgtatATTTAAAGCGAATTTACATCTTCTGTCTTGTTATATTGATGCATGCATatgcctgtctgtttatttgtatatttaaaGCGAATTTACATCTTCTGTCTTGTTATATTGATGTGTGCATAtacctgtctgtttatttgtatatttaaaGCGAATTTACATCTTCTGTCTTGTTATATTGATGTGTGCATAtacctgtctgtttatttgtatatttaaaGCGAATTTACATCTTCTGTCTTGTTATATTGATGCATGCATATACCTGTCAGAGCgtattatgtttgtgtgcattcatGTACATCTatgtgtgttcagattctctgtgtgtgtgtggagagagtgtgtttttctgtttgtatgcatatatatcaATGAATACACATAGTGGGACCATACCATGTGAGTGTGTTTagtgtgtatgcttgtgcttGCTTAgttatgtgtatacatgtttgtaccatgtttgagtgtgtgtttaaagtgtgtgtttttgtgcttccgtacatgtgtgtgtatcagccTACATGTgtggcccctgtgtgtgtgtgtgtgtgtgtgtgtgtgtgtgtgtgtgtgtgtgttttcagtgtgtatatttgtgtttgtatttatgtgtgtgtgtgagaatttaTGTTTgaactgtatatatgtgtgagttgTGGAAGTGCATGTTTGCACAAGTCATGAGTATGCATGCTATACATGTTTGGACCATGTGTTGACAGTgtactgtgtgtttgcatgcatgcatgtatacaggaACATTCATTAAGAtcatgtgtttgtattgtgagcaCATGTGCCAACGTTTGTCGGTGTCAGTATGTGTTTTACTCTGATGGCTGCAGCGCTGTGTTGCTGTGCAGCAGTGTGCcatgagcacatacacacacgtttgccTGTGTCCAGTATGTGTTTTACActgatggctgtgttgttgtgtggcaaTGTGCCGTGAGCACATGCACAAACGtttgcctgtgtcagtgtgtgttttacactgatggctgcagtgctgtgttgctgtgtgccgTGAGCACATTTCCACATTTTGCCTGTCCAGTATGAACATTATGGCTGTATTGCTATGCGGCAGTGTGCTGTGAGTACAACCACGTGCGGACATGGAGCATGACGCGGTTCCGGGGCATGATCTCCACCCAGCCCGGCTCCACCCCTCTGGCCTCCTTCAAGATCATGTCCCTGGAGGACATGGACCCACAGGTCTCCTACATGGCTGGCAATGACTTTGGTAGGATTtggacacttttttcttcttcttctcttctgtaatctttctttcattcattcattcttctgcaTACATGGTCAGCCGTTCAGTTGTGTTCTGTGAGTGGGGCTGTTGTATGTGTGACAgatttttaacctgccatgtaggcagctgtactttTGTTTTTGGGAGTATTTCttctggggggttttttgtgttgtgttgatgatgatgtgtgtatgtgatagggGCTGACTTTGTTTTATCTGAAGATGAATTGTGTTTGGAGATTGGAGAAAGGGTTTGGGGAGAGTCAGGGAGAAAGGTCTAGGAATGCTTTGGGCAAGAAGAGATATGTTTGAAAcattagttacacacacacacacacacacacacacacacaccacacacacacacacacacacacacacaaaacacaacacaacacaacacaacacaacacaatacacacacacacacacacacacacacacacacacacacacatatatatatatatatatatatacctccccTCCCTTTCATTGTTTAAACAGTATCTACCAACTGCGTGCTCCACTGCAACTAATGCTGAAAATATTTCACTGACATTATTAAAGATCACCATCTCCTTCTCTGTGTGGAACATTCCTTTGACTGTTATGGACACATTTCATGTTAGATACAAGGTTTTCGATATGCGAATCGTGCTCTGTATGAGGTCAAGTTTTCAGATCCATCTAATGTGCAAGTAGAAAgcattaaaataaagaaagaaagaaagaaagaacacacacacacacacactatcacacacgcatgcatgcatgcatcagggttcgtcattaacattttttcacatgagcgcctgcgctctagtttcagaattttgatgagcgcaaactgaaaactaagagcgcacactaaaaaccgtcagccttcctttttgggatcaaatatttcagcattttgattttgcacggccgcgaaatcgatcgtgcgctctacttttctactcttcaagtctgaagagcgctcttttgcatagcctcccctgattcactaggcctacttccggttgaactaacaaaacgtaaacagacggctttcaaacttcggtaaatgcaaaacgatcgcgcttttgactcttgtttgtgatggacaatggaataacaatttagatacagtagtgtatgcttatgtcttttcaaaatcaagagcgcaagcgctctgagtcaaggaattttccagagcgcaatttgttttttcagagcgttccgctcagcgctcccgttagtgacgaaccctgatgcatgcatgcacatacctgcacacatgtacacatgctcatatgcatacacacacactgcagcacaccacaccacatctcaccacaacactacacaacacacagacacacacacacacatacacacacacacacatttctagagTTTAGGGGAATTGTTGTCATTGATattttgaggggtttttttttcaaacaggttAAAATGTCAAagctcccatagccttttacaaccattgaggcagtgaattcatatcctctgtgtttagggttcagcataggaaggtgggCCCCAATCCTCTGCCTCCACCATTGTAAACTTCCCCTACCAGAGACAGGTATctgttcacacctggctggactaaggaaaatcagagtaaagtgccctttCCCAAGGACGTAACACCTTACACTGAAACCGAGTTTGGAACCCTTATCACTGgtaaccactggatcagaagtacaGAGCCTGATCAATTTTGCCATAGGGCTTCCACAGCATTGTTGCTACAACAGGCTTTATTACAATTAAtgacagcagcaaagtgagagctgtatgatcaatggtttttccattgcaatgggtaGTCATttatttgcagcttagtcttttgggaaggactatgactttcaaactaggaggcaagattgcactggctcttagtgctgcagccttgggggcttgctggcctttgggaaccattccaatgccgactgtcctaaaaccttcttggctgagagagcggggatgtcACTTGCACTCTCCGCTTAACGAAATTCTAGCCtacatagtcaggacagcagttgcctcctctgatattctgatggtcatagtcggacacgactgaccatcatatagCAGTCCTGAGTCGATG contains:
- the LOC143280999 gene encoding BTB/POZ domain-containing protein KCTD3-like; this encodes MAMAGEIVHLNVGGTRFSTSRQTLTWIPDSFFTSLLSGRISSLKDETGAIFIDRDPKLFSQVLSFLRTKEVLLNDNDLAALRHEAEFYGITPLVRRLALCEDLDVASCGDVLFHGYFQPPAPPLPPPPDKRQSAVSLEMAARSTYEGSRGPSETRSGHSRQSSVDTRSCSHSRNSSFDLRQSQAASQDLTKTVASKQEAAAAACQSIHTDPLRVTMVKGHHNWICVAYPHFVCCYRMKDSTGWHLIWTSEYLFSAVERVAINAKVVSSLQDNTQKMVAAAAAGLVRLWSIADDGDSREIGVFNMNVSVDSLFFIGSQLVALSSTGKVGVWHSMTQHWQIQDVVPVTSYDTAGSFLLLGCSNGSIYYIDMQKFPLRMKDNDLLVTELYKDPANDMVTALSVYLTPKTMSSSGLSGNWIEIAYGTSSGTVRVIVQHPETVGHGPQLFQTFTVHRSPVTKVMLSEKYLVSVCCEYNHVRTWSMTRFRGMISTQPGSTPLASFKIMSLEDMDPQVSYMAGNDFGPFGEQDDLQVFIQKVVPETDRLFVRLSSSGQRVCVIKSVDCSTISAFCVHECEGSNRMGSRPRRYLFTGHANGSIQMWDLTTALDFMNKNAEKVEDGGPSGLELLRLLDQCDLSSSRCSTPCISPSPSLMVGPGLLPLTARLKLGALQASMHSNASSSSCPGDAQAEGDAEVELEDFDTESLPAADEDREAMASPANTTTTGSSTGGGGSGGGAMGGEGGGAGDSGNKKGDKSSYWV